From one Bacteroidota bacterium genomic stretch:
- the trxB gene encoding thioredoxin-disulfide reductase translates to MSNQSEKIKCLIIGSGPAGYTAAIYAARADLKPVMIAGMEPGGQLMTTTEVENYPGYPKGIQGPEMMEDFRKQAERFGTDIRYGFISSVDFSSRPFKVVVDEKQTILAEAVIISTGATAKWLEIESEQRLRKLSGGVSACAVCDGFFFKGQDVAIVGGGDTAAEEATYLSKLCRKVYMIVRKDFLRASKAMQRRVENTANIELLYNHATAEVLGETGVTGALVKNVKTGAERKIDITGFFVAIGHQPNTSIFKGQIDMDEQGYIKTIPGTTKTNIEGVFASGDVQDKTYRQAVTAAGSGCMAALDAERWLALMGIH, encoded by the coding sequence ATGAGCAATCAATCTGAAAAAATAAAATGCTTAATCATCGGCTCCGGTCCTGCCGGATACACTGCGGCAATTTATGCCGCACGTGCCGATTTAAAACCTGTGATGATTGCCGGCATGGAACCGGGCGGACAGTTAATGACGACTACTGAAGTAGAAAATTATCCAGGCTATCCGAAAGGGATTCAGGGACCTGAGATGATGGAAGATTTCCGCAAGCAGGCGGAACGTTTCGGAACAGATATCCGCTATGGATTTATTTCATCGGTAGATTTTTCTTCGCGTCCTTTTAAAGTTGTGGTGGATGAAAAGCAAACTATTCTTGCGGAAGCTGTAATTATTTCTACAGGAGCAACTGCAAAGTGGCTGGAGATTGAATCAGAACAGCGATTACGAAAACTCAGCGGAGGTGTTTCTGCCTGCGCGGTGTGCGATGGTTTTTTTTTCAAAGGACAGGATGTTGCAATTGTCGGAGGAGGAGACACAGCCGCAGAAGAAGCTACCTATCTTTCAAAGTTGTGCCGAAAAGTTTACATGATTGTGCGAAAAGATTTTCTTCGAGCTTCAAAAGCAATGCAGCGCAGAGTGGAAAATACGGCCAACATTGAATTGCTTTACAACCATGCAACAGCAGAAGTGCTCGGAGAAACAGGCGTAACAGGAGCGCTGGTTAAAAATGTGAAAACGGGTGCAGAAAGAAAAATAGACATTACTGGTTTTTTTGTTGCCATCGGTCATCAGCCCAATACTTCCATTTTCAAAGGGCAGATTGATATGGACGAGCAAGGATACATTAAAACAATTCCCGGCACAACAAAAACGAATATTGAAGGAGTGTTTGCCAGCGGAGATGTCCAGGATAAAACATATCGGCAGGCAGTTACAGCAGCGGGAAGCGGCTGTATGGCTGCGCTGGATGCAGAGCGATGGCTTGCCTTAATGGGAATTCATTAA
- a CDS encoding DUF4249 family protein encodes MKNRFNRFSCCLLLAACFFHSSCQKEITVDLPDSKEKICVEGKIEPELPPYVILTKNMPYFGQTDANTLQNIFLHNAIVIISNGTISDTLQEYCSQSLPDSLLPIVATFTGVDTASLQLFNYCIYTTFNISLWGSIGKTYNLTVDYNGKHLTSSTTILNPVPLDSTWSKYYKTSDEGDSLGFVFAHLTEPASEGNAYRWLAMRKGKDFSFQAPFGAVFDDKFVNNQSFDFAYNRPIPANQPIPQDELDEVGYYKAGDTVIVKFCIIDRAVFDFYRQMDVAISSQGNPFAAPTSVPSNVYPREEALGVWCGYGVFIDTVIFK; translated from the coding sequence ATGAAAAACAGATTCAACAGATTTTCCTGCTGCTTGCTACTTGCTGCTTGCTTCTTTCATTCATCTTGTCAGAAAGAAATCACTGTTGACCTTCCTGATTCGAAAGAAAAAATATGTGTGGAAGGAAAAATCGAACCGGAACTCCCCCCCTATGTGATTCTCACTAAGAACATGCCCTACTTTGGACAGACAGATGCAAACACGCTTCAGAATATATTTCTTCACAATGCAATTGTTATTATTTCGAATGGAACCATTAGCGATACATTACAAGAATATTGCTCGCAAAGTTTGCCCGATTCGCTTTTGCCGATTGTTGCCACATTCACAGGAGTTGATACGGCTTCGCTCCAGCTTTTTAATTATTGTATTTACACTACGTTCAATATTTCATTATGGGGGAGCATCGGTAAAACTTACAATCTTACTGTTGATTATAATGGAAAACATCTGACGTCATCAACAACTATCCTGAATCCTGTTCCGCTCGACAGCACATGGAGCAAATATTACAAGACAAGTGATGAAGGCGATTCGCTCGGTTTTGTTTTCGCGCATCTCACGGAGCCTGCTTCCGAAGGAAACGCATATCGGTGGCTGGCGATGAGAAAAGGGAAGGACTTTAGTTTTCAGGCTCCGTTTGGCGCAGTGTTTGACGACAAGTTTGTGAACAATCAGAGTTTTGATTTTGCATACAACAGACCCATTCCCGCTAACCAGCCAATCCCGCAGGATGAACTGGATGAAGTAGGATATTACAAAGCGGGCGATACAGTTATTGTAAAGTTTTGCATTATTGATCGTGCTGTTTTTGATTTCTACAGGCAGATGGATGTTGCAATTTCAAGCCAGGGGAATCCGTTTGCCGCACCAACATCTGTTCCGAGCAATGTTTATCCGCGTGAAGAAGCGCTGGGTGTTTGGTGTGGTTACGGAGTTTTTATCGATACTGTAATTTTCAAATGA